The genomic region GGCCGAGCCCAGCGAGCTGCTGGCCTCGGTGTCGCTCTTCGAGGGCGACGAGGGCACCCTCGAGCAGTCCGAGCGGCAGGCGCTCGTCGCGCTGCTCAAGCAGCGCTTCATCAGCGCGCGCACCCACCCCCGCGACTGGCAGGTGCTCGTGGAGAACGAGCAGCTGCTGCGCTCCCGGCTCAACGACCTGTTCCTGGAGCTCCAGGTGGACCGGATCCGCGAGGTCGCCTGGAAGCGTCAGGCCTTCTCCGAGACCGGCCAGCGCTTCCCGACGCTGCTGCACGACACCGCCTGGAGCCGCGAGGAGACGATCGTGCTGGTGCACCTGCGCGACCGGTTCCGCTCGGCGACCGCGGCGGGGGAGGACCGGGTCTTCGTCGACCGCGAGGACCTTGTCGAGCACGTCTCCGGCTTCCGTCCCGTGCACAGCACCGACCTGTCCGGCGATGAGAAGCGGGCCCGCAACGCCGTCGCCAGCGTGCAGAAGGCCGGTCTGCTGATCGGCTCGCCGACCGACGA from Nocardioides sp. dk884 harbors:
- a CDS encoding DUF4194 domain-containing protein produces the protein MSTTAEPAAPEEYDGEQPAEPSELLASVSLFEGDEGTLEQSERQALVALLKQRFISARTHPRDWQVLVENEQLLRSRLNDLFLELQVDRIREVAWKRQAFSETGQRFPTLLHDTAWSREETIVLVHLRDRFRSATAAGEDRVFVDREDLVEHVSGFRPVHSTDLSGDEKRARNAVASVQKAGLLIGSPTDDRFEISEAVESLLPLEVLQELLVTLRRANEAPPEPADDVLFGDDRPDREEAQA